The following proteins are co-located in the Sardina pilchardus chromosome 24, fSarPil1.1, whole genome shotgun sequence genome:
- the glmp gene encoding glycosylated lysosomal membrane protein, with the protein MDSGLVQSSTFILCLLLRLHCTSGYGDEDDYRRKVSMELNPGQTEPSVGVDVAHVRAVGSNDTLHFLFCSHEAPALMLVHTNSSSSNVHINWTAFLSGNYSGSLRVEPESSVQFSSAVVFTRLWEYDDMNDTADPEHVAPSSFFPSYELKDFSWKDLNATVNLTTHTATLCGRNNSKSFMSNGSLCLAFSAFESRGRDSVWPSLLHNANSSQLHVWLDNVIPRSNQSRFVLELQSVSSAEQKGQVDVLKSIDDEYTPSIFKVSQWVSSPSNASSEILGYTQWKPVAYRTAHPKFEDATPCRHSDPVLVSQLPPSGWVRALFRDGLQTSTLNITFSIAGDPFYNVTNYLSWSVLMGLGNPPQDSFSSLVLTIMAVGLGTPLALILFGGVGACVFKKKQQPQGYEPIN; encoded by the exons GTGTCCATGGAGCTGAACCCTGGTCAGACTGAACCGTCCGTCGGAGTTGATGTGGCTCATGTGCGGGCAGTAGGCTCAAATGACACactccacttcctgttttgtAGCCACGAAGCACCCGCATTGATGCTCGTGCACaccaactcctcctcctccaatgtGCACATAAACTGGACAGCCTTTCTGAGCGGCAACTATTCAGGTAGCCTGAGGGTGGAGCCAGAGAGCAGTGTGCAGTTCAGCAGTGCCGTGGTGTTTACCAGG TTGTGGGAATATGACGACATGAATGACACTGCAGATCCTGAGCACGTGGCCCCTTCCAGCTTCTTTCCATCATATGAGCTGAAGGACTTTAGTTGGAAGGATCTCAATGCAACCGTTAATCTCACTACCCACACTGCCACTCTTTGCGGCCGTAACAACTCAAAGAGTTTCATGTCCAATGGATCCCTCTGCCTAGCT TTCTCAGCATTTGAGTCCAGAGGTCGAGATTCTGTATGGCCAAGCCTCCTACACAATGCAAACTCCTCCCAGCTCCATGTATGGTTGGACAATGTCATCCCCAGGTCCAATCAGTCCCGCTTCGTTCTGGAATTACAGTCTGTGAGCAGTGCAGAACAGAAGGGCCAAGTGGATGTGCTCAAGTCAATTGATGATGAATACACTCCCTCCATATTCAAG GTGTCCCAGTGGGTCTCTTCTCCCAGCAATGCTTCTTCAGAAATTCTGGGGTACACCCAGTGGAAACCGGTTGCCTATCGGACAGCGCACCCTAAATTTGAGGATGCCACTCCCTGCAGGCATTCAGATCCCGTCCTTGTCTCTCAGTTGCCTCCCTCAGGGTGGGTCCGGGCCCTCTTCAGAGACGGGCTTCAGACTTCTACCCTCAACATCACTTTCAGTATCGCTGGGGATCCTTTTTACAATGTCACCAACTACCTCAGCTG GTCTGTGTTGATGGGATTGGGTAATCCCCCTCAGGACTCGTTCTCGTCGCTGGTGCTGACCATCATGGCCGTGGGGTTGGGCACTCCCCTGGCTCTGATCCTGTTCGGTGGGGTTGGTGCCTGCGTCttcaaaaaaaaacagcagccaCAGGGTTATGAACCAATCAACTAG